From a single Gimesia fumaroli genomic region:
- a CDS encoding beta-ketoacyl-[acyl-carrier-protein] synthase family protein: MAGSNQTRVVISGIGVVSPIGIGIDAFWRNICSGKSGIDRLQTFPNGNLPSKLAAEVKDFQPEIHLYNKKFLKVMSRDIQLGVSAASDAVRNAGIKEGVVDPERFGVSFGAGHIPTTPDELVEAVKHCAEHDTFEITRWGEGVMGQITPLWMLRQLPNMPACHISIEHNAQGPNNTITSQDSSALLALSEAMRWIKRGAVDCMIVGACTSNINPVDLSRKNLIDLLSRDEDPKRACRPFDRDRDGTILGEGAAAFVVENYDHAVRRGAEIYAEVIGLGAGCDGRASSDNNHQNDTGLVRAIESAMRQANLNPGQLGHINAHGKSTKIDDQVEARAYHRLFGDDATKIPITALKSYFGHFDAGSGAVELAASILSLRHNATPATLNYETPDPLCNLNVVHGEARPLSIPTAMSVSRTAFGQSAAAILRAI, translated from the coding sequence ATGGCTGGGTCAAATCAAACGCGAGTGGTGATTTCCGGAATTGGAGTTGTTTCTCCAATTGGTATCGGCATCGATGCATTTTGGCGGAATATATGTTCAGGAAAGTCGGGGATTGATCGTCTCCAGACCTTTCCTAATGGAAATTTGCCTTCCAAGCTGGCAGCAGAAGTCAAAGACTTTCAGCCAGAAATTCACCTGTATAATAAAAAATTCTTGAAGGTCATGTCGCGAGACATCCAGTTGGGTGTTTCTGCCGCTTCTGATGCTGTACGTAATGCCGGAATCAAAGAGGGAGTTGTTGATCCGGAACGATTTGGCGTATCCTTTGGTGCTGGTCATATTCCGACGACCCCTGACGAGTTGGTAGAAGCCGTCAAACACTGTGCAGAGCATGATACCTTTGAAATCACACGCTGGGGCGAAGGCGTCATGGGGCAGATCACGCCTTTGTGGATGCTGAGACAGCTTCCCAATATGCCCGCATGCCATATTTCAATCGAACACAATGCGCAAGGCCCAAACAATACCATTACCAGCCAGGATTCTTCAGCTTTGCTGGCATTGTCAGAAGCGATGCGATGGATCAAGCGTGGTGCCGTCGACTGTATGATTGTTGGTGCCTGCACGTCTAACATCAATCCGGTTGACCTTTCACGCAAGAATCTGATTGACCTGTTGTCACGGGATGAAGATCCCAAACGCGCCTGTCGACCGTTTGACCGTGATCGTGATGGTACGATTCTCGGTGAAGGGGCAGCGGCATTCGTTGTTGAGAATTATGATCACGCGGTTCGCCGTGGTGCAGAAATTTATGCCGAAGTGATCGGACTGGGAGCAGGCTGTGACGGCCGTGCTTCTTCGGATAATAATCATCAAAATGATACCGGACTGGTTCGTGCCATCGAATCTGCAATGCGACAGGCAAATCTGAACCCCGGTCAGCTTGGCCATATTAACGCTCATGGCAAGAGCACGAAGATTGATGATCAGGTAGAAGCCCGAGCTTATCACCGTCTGTTTGGTGATGATGCGACGAAGATTCCGATTACGGCTCTCAAAAGTTACTTCGGTCACTTTGATGCTGGTTCCGGGGCTGTTGAACTGGCGGCAAGTATTCTTTCACTCCGCCACAATGCGACTCCTGCGACATTGAATTACGAAACTCCTGACCCATTGTGTAATCTCAATGTGGTGCATGGTGAAGCTCGTCCGCTTTCGATTCCGACTGCCATGTCAGTCAGTCGAACTGCCTTTGGTCAAAGTGCCGCTGCGATTTTACGGGCGATCTAA
- a CDS encoding RidA family protein, whose product MSVEQKAAELGLTFEPIEPGYLNLCIKTGNLLMTSGHVSDQKGKLGENVSLEEGIAAARDCAIKILQSVRDEHGTLNGLKVIKLLGCVNSTPDFTDQHLVINGASDLFHELYGKTGDGFHARSALGFAALPTGVAVEIEAIFEIVDE is encoded by the coding sequence ATGTCTGTAGAACAAAAAGCGGCTGAGTTAGGTCTTACGTTTGAACCGATTGAGCCTGGATATCTGAATCTCTGTATCAAGACCGGAAACCTTCTGATGACCTCAGGTCATGTGAGTGATCAAAAAGGAAAGCTGGGAGAAAATGTCAGCCTGGAAGAAGGGATCGCTGCTGCCCGGGACTGTGCCATCAAAATTTTACAATCCGTGCGAGACGAGCATGGCACACTGAATGGTTTAAAGGTGATTAAACTGCTCGGCTGTGTGAATTCGACTCCCGACTTTACAGACCAGCATCTGGTGATTAATGGGGCTTCAGACTTGTTTCATGAACTGTATGGCAAGACGGGAGATGGTTTTCATGCTCGCAGTGCACTCGGCTTTGCTGCGCTTCCGACAGGTGTCGCTGTTGAGATTGAAGCCATTTTTGAGATCGTTGACGAATAG
- a CDS encoding YraN family protein, whose amino-acid sequence MAGKWFGKLLGDQGERTAVRFLKQQGYSILARQYRTDLGEIDIIALDGETIAFIEVKTRKSNSKGEPFEAVTQQKQMQLTRLAGSFLKKHQLLHQPARFDIISILWLSEKSTPEIQHFQNAFEPSGEFQFFT is encoded by the coding sequence ATGGCAGGTAAGTGGTTTGGTAAGTTGCTGGGTGATCAGGGAGAACGTACTGCTGTCCGATTTTTGAAGCAGCAGGGGTATTCGATTCTCGCCCGACAGTATCGCACGGACCTGGGAGAAATCGATATCATCGCACTGGACGGTGAGACGATTGCGTTTATCGAAGTCAAAACTCGAAAAAGCAATTCGAAAGGAGAGCCCTTCGAAGCCGTCACACAGCAGAAGCAAATGCAGCTAACCCGGCTGGCAGGCTCATTCCTGAAAAAGCATCAATTGCTTCATCAACCGGCCCGGTTTGATATCATCTCAATTCTCTGGCTCTCAGAAAAATCAACTCCCGAAATTCAGCATTTTCAGAATGCCTTCGAACCCTCTGGTGAGTTTCAATTTTTTACTTAA
- the rplS gene encoding 50S ribosomal protein L19, whose product MQDLLKKVEASSLREEPLEFEIGDTVDVHTLIQEGDKQRIQIFSGVIIARRGSGTRENFTVRRIVAGEGVERIFPVNSPKIAKLDVKRHGRVRRAKLYYLRDRVGKATRLTERRAKKDEE is encoded by the coding sequence ATGCAGGATTTATTGAAAAAAGTAGAAGCATCCAGCCTTCGTGAAGAACCACTCGAGTTTGAAATCGGGGACACCGTCGATGTGCACACTCTAATTCAAGAAGGTGACAAACAGCGGATCCAGATTTTCAGTGGAGTCATCATCGCCCGACGTGGAAGCGGAACACGTGAAAATTTCACCGTTCGGCGTATCGTTGCCGGTGAAGGCGTGGAGCGAATTTTTCCCGTCAATTCTCCTAAAATTGCCAAGCTGGACGTCAAACGTCATGGTCGGGTTCGTCGGGCAAAACTTTACTACCTGCGTGACCGGGTTGGTAAAGCCACACGTCTGACCGAACGCCGTGCGAAAAAAGACGAAGAGTAA
- the trmD gene encoding tRNA (guanosine(37)-N1)-methyltransferase TrmD: protein MRFDILTLFPELFDSYLEQGLLKRAIQNQLVEIQRWNFRDWATDKHASVDDRPYGGGPGMLIGCDTVFQCVEHVQEQIPEPGKLIMLTPQGRTLNQSLAQELSKEPQLTLLCGRYEGFDERIRIGLDPMEISAGDFITNGGEVPAMLIIETVIRLIPGVLGDESSAKYDSFSESGLLEYPQYTRPQNFRGMEVPEVLLSGNHQEIARWRHEQSLKRTRERRRDLLTESESNSS, encoded by the coding sequence ATGCGATTTGATATTCTAACCTTGTTTCCTGAGCTATTTGACAGCTATCTTGAGCAGGGGTTGCTCAAGCGAGCGATTCAAAATCAACTAGTTGAGATTCAGCGTTGGAATTTTCGCGACTGGGCCACAGACAAACATGCTTCGGTAGATGATCGCCCTTATGGTGGTGGTCCGGGGATGTTGATTGGCTGTGATACCGTTTTTCAATGTGTTGAGCACGTTCAGGAGCAGATTCCTGAGCCTGGTAAATTGATTATGCTGACTCCCCAAGGGAGAACGCTGAACCAAAGCCTGGCTCAAGAGCTGTCAAAAGAACCGCAACTCACATTGTTGTGTGGAAGATACGAAGGGTTCGACGAACGAATCCGCATTGGTCTCGATCCAATGGAAATATCGGCGGGTGACTTCATTACCAACGGAGGGGAAGTGCCTGCCATGTTGATTATAGAGACTGTGATCCGGTTGATTCCCGGAGTATTAGGTGACGAAAGCAGTGCCAAATACGATTCATTTTCTGAATCAGGCCTGCTGGAATATCCTCAATACACGCGGCCTCAGAACTTTCGTGGAATGGAAGTTCCGGAAGTGTTATTAAGTGGAAATCATCAAGAGATTGCACGTTGGCGACACGAACAGAGTTTGAAACGAACTCGCGAGCGGCGTCGAGATCTTTTGACTGAGTCGGAATCAAATTCAAGTTGA
- the rpsP gene encoding 30S ribosomal protein S16: MAVRIRMKRMGRKHRPFYRICVMDSRKQRDGEAIEEIGTYDTSVADKSKRVTINMERVDYWMSVGAQPSDNVATLIKKVKKNKFGTAAAPAPLIAPKEPEPEAAEESAEATAEASDEGAATEETPSE, encoded by the coding sequence GTGGCAGTTCGTATTCGTATGAAAAGAATGGGTCGTAAACATCGCCCCTTCTATCGTATTTGTGTAATGGATTCACGCAAACAACGTGATGGTGAAGCAATTGAAGAAATCGGGACTTATGATACTTCCGTTGCTGACAAATCTAAGCGTGTGACAATCAACATGGAACGTGTTGATTACTGGATGTCGGTTGGGGCGCAACCTTCTGACAATGTTGCGACGCTGATAAAAAAAGTGAAAAAGAACAAGTTCGGAACAGCGGCTGCGCCAGCACCTCTGATTGCTCCCAAAGAGCCCGAGCCAGAAGCTGCGGAAGAATCAGCAGAAGCAACAGCTGAAGCTTCTGACGAGGGCGCTGCCACTGAAGAAACTCCCTCAGAATAA
- the ffh gene encoding signal recognition particle protein has product MFEGLTSNLKSALSGLARGGKLTEGNIRDGLREVRQALLEADVNYEIATSFIERVTEQAVGEKVLKAVRPDEQIVGIVHQELINLMGPVEPGFDFRPSGITVIMMCGLQGSGKTTTCGKLARLLKEQGRKPMLVAADLQRPAAIEQLKVIAGQVDVPVHAESPQGTTAVKVCQNGLSQAKKLGNVDTVILDTAGRLHIDAELMQELELVERKLQPDQVIFACDAMTGQDAVNSAKAFNEALELDGVVLTKLDGDTRGGAALTVKEVTGVPIKYIGVGEALDRLEPFHPDRMAGRILGMGDVVSLVEKAQQQFDEEEAADLQNRMAQGKFSLNDFQKQMATIRKMGPMREIMKMIPGMGGLLDTNPDVDPGSEMKRIDAIISSMTPVERENPELIDHSRRRRIALGSGSDPSDISRLVKDFNNMAGVMQKMAGMGMRDKMKAMRELSSGGMMDPMGGMSKQKERSKRGGDPVKLREKKKKERKAKKKQRKKNR; this is encoded by the coding sequence GTGTTTGAAGGATTAACGTCCAATCTGAAAAGTGCACTCAGCGGTCTTGCCCGCGGTGGGAAACTCACCGAAGGCAATATCAGGGATGGTTTGCGCGAAGTACGGCAGGCCTTGCTGGAAGCAGACGTTAATTATGAAATTGCAACCAGTTTCATTGAACGTGTCACCGAACAGGCCGTTGGTGAAAAAGTTCTTAAGGCCGTTCGCCCCGACGAGCAGATCGTCGGTATTGTCCATCAGGAATTGATCAATCTGATGGGCCCGGTTGAACCCGGATTTGATTTTAGACCGTCTGGCATCACCGTCATTATGATGTGTGGTCTGCAGGGAAGTGGTAAAACCACCACCTGTGGAAAGCTGGCCCGGCTCTTAAAAGAGCAGGGACGCAAGCCGATGCTGGTCGCAGCCGACTTGCAGCGTCCCGCGGCGATTGAACAGTTGAAGGTGATCGCCGGTCAGGTTGATGTGCCGGTACATGCCGAATCTCCCCAAGGGACAACCGCTGTTAAGGTCTGCCAGAATGGATTGAGCCAGGCGAAAAAACTGGGCAACGTTGATACGGTGATTCTCGATACCGCCGGTCGCCTGCACATTGACGCAGAGTTGATGCAGGAGCTGGAGCTGGTAGAACGCAAGCTGCAGCCGGATCAAGTGATTTTTGCCTGTGATGCGATGACCGGTCAAGATGCCGTGAACAGTGCTAAAGCATTCAATGAAGCTTTAGAACTGGACGGTGTGGTTCTGACTAAGCTGGACGGTGATACCCGTGGTGGAGCCGCCCTGACAGTCAAAGAAGTCACCGGCGTTCCCATTAAATATATTGGTGTCGGAGAAGCATTAGATCGCCTGGAGCCGTTCCATCCAGACCGGATGGCGGGACGAATTCTGGGAATGGGTGATGTCGTCTCACTGGTTGAGAAGGCACAACAGCAGTTTGACGAAGAAGAGGCTGCTGATCTCCAGAATCGGATGGCGCAGGGAAAATTCAGTCTGAATGACTTCCAAAAGCAAATGGCAACCATTCGAAAAATGGGGCCGATGCGGGAAATCATGAAAATGATTCCCGGTATGGGCGGCTTGCTGGATACGAATCCGGATGTCGATCCTGGCTCCGAAATGAAGCGCATCGATGCGATTATCAGTTCGATGACGCCAGTCGAACGCGAAAACCCTGAATTGATTGACCACAGCCGCCGTCGTCGGATTGCGCTGGGAAGTGGGTCAGACCCATCAGATATCAGCCGTCTGGTGAAAGACTTCAACAATATGGCCGGTGTGATGCAGAAAATGGCCGGCATGGGCATGCGTGATAAGATGAAAGCCATGCGTGAGTTGTCTTCCGGCGGGATGATGGATCCGATGGGCGGCATGAGCAAACAAAAAGAACGCAGCAAACGTGGGGGAGACCCCGTCAAGCTGCGAGAGAAAAAGAAAAAAGAGAGAAAAGCCAAGAAGAAACAGCGTAAGAAGAACCGCTAG
- the leuC gene encoding 3-isopropylmalate dehydratase large subunit: MSNTKNLFDKVWDLHTVKTLDSGQDQLLIGLHLIHEVTSPQAFEMLRDRDLKVMFPERTMATVDHIVPTQNQARPFEDNLAEQMMSAIEKNCREFGITLLDVDDVRQGIVHVVGPEQGLTQPGMTIVCGDSHTSTHGAFGSIALGIGTSQVAHVLATQTMALGRPNVRQVKVNGELGPGVTAKDVTLYIIRKLGVQGGVGYAYEYAGDVFDRMSMEERMTVCNMSIEGGARCGYINPDQTTIDYLEGRPFSPKGAAFDKAAEWWLSLASGPDAQFDDVVEFDAADIEPTVTWGITPAQSVGVSENLAPISSYPEDEQTLIKEAFRYMELEENQPIKGQKIDVAFIGSCTNSRISDLREAAKVVEGRQVSDHVKALVVPGSQLVRKQAMEEGLDKIFIDAGFEWREAGCSMCLAMNPDKLVGNELCASSSNRNFKGRQGSPTGRTLLMSPTMVAAAAINGCVTDVREMLSAVTA, translated from the coding sequence ATGAGTAACACAAAAAACCTGTTCGATAAAGTTTGGGACTTACACACAGTCAAAACCCTTGATTCTGGCCAGGACCAGTTACTAATTGGTTTACACCTGATTCATGAAGTCACCAGCCCCCAGGCATTTGAAATGCTGCGTGACCGTGATCTGAAAGTCATGTTCCCGGAACGAACCATGGCAACCGTGGATCACATTGTGCCTACACAAAACCAGGCACGTCCGTTCGAAGACAATCTCGCAGAGCAGATGATGTCCGCCATCGAAAAGAACTGTCGAGAGTTTGGCATCACGCTGCTGGATGTCGATGATGTCCGCCAGGGAATCGTCCATGTAGTCGGTCCTGAGCAAGGTCTCACCCAGCCTGGAATGACCATTGTCTGTGGTGACAGCCATACGAGTACGCATGGTGCGTTTGGCTCGATTGCTTTGGGAATCGGAACAAGCCAGGTCGCCCATGTCCTCGCCACACAGACCATGGCACTGGGACGTCCTAATGTACGACAGGTTAAAGTCAACGGCGAATTGGGTCCAGGCGTAACTGCTAAAGATGTAACACTTTACATCATTCGCAAATTAGGCGTTCAAGGTGGCGTTGGCTATGCCTACGAATATGCCGGTGACGTCTTCGACCGCATGTCGATGGAAGAACGAATGACCGTCTGTAACATGAGTATCGAAGGGGGAGCTCGCTGTGGTTACATTAACCCCGACCAGACCACCATCGATTACCTCGAAGGCCGCCCGTTTAGTCCCAAGGGAGCAGCATTCGACAAAGCAGCAGAATGGTGGCTCAGCCTGGCGTCCGGCCCGGATGCCCAGTTTGATGATGTGGTTGAATTCGATGCAGCCGATATCGAACCTACGGTCACTTGGGGAATCACCCCTGCTCAGTCTGTCGGTGTCTCCGAGAATCTGGCTCCCATTTCCAGCTATCCGGAAGACGAGCAAACGTTGATCAAAGAGGCGTTTCGCTATATGGAACTCGAAGAAAACCAGCCGATTAAAGGGCAGAAAATCGATGTTGCTTTCATCGGTTCCTGTACAAACTCACGAATTTCCGACCTCAGAGAAGCAGCGAAAGTCGTTGAAGGACGCCAAGTCTCTGATCACGTTAAAGCGCTGGTTGTGCCTGGTTCACAGCTCGTTCGTAAGCAGGCCATGGAAGAAGGTCTCGATAAAATCTTTATCGATGCCGGCTTTGAATGGCGCGAGGCCGGTTGCTCGATGTGTCTGGCAATGAACCCGGATAAACTGGTCGGGAACGAATTATGTGCCTCATCCAGCAACCGGAATTTCAAAGGCCGACAAGGCAGCCCGACTGGACGAACGCTACTGATGAGCCCCACCATGGTCGCCGCAGCTGCCATCAATGGTTGTGTAACCGATGTACGAGAAATGCTGAGCGCCGTCACGGCTTAA
- the leuD gene encoding 3-isopropylmalate dehydratase small subunit: MTKIESITGTGIPLLLDDIDTDRIIPARFLRCVTFEGLGEHAFEDDRIQDPDHPFDKPQYQNASILLGGRNFGCGSSREHAPQSLIRWGIKAIIAESYAEIFFGNCTSLGVPAVCAPRETLEVLNREIQDHPDQELTVDLTTMKIRCGDQEFDCTLPENARSALISGTYDFLAQLLKSESEIKERAASVPYFTSFA, translated from the coding sequence ATGACAAAAATCGAAAGCATCACTGGAACTGGCATCCCACTCTTACTGGATGACATTGATACAGACCGCATCATCCCAGCACGGTTTTTACGTTGCGTTACCTTTGAAGGACTGGGAGAACACGCCTTCGAAGATGATCGCATACAAGACCCGGATCACCCCTTTGATAAACCACAATATCAAAATGCCTCAATCCTGCTTGGTGGCCGTAACTTCGGCTGTGGTTCATCACGCGAACATGCCCCCCAGTCACTGATTCGCTGGGGAATCAAGGCCATTATCGCCGAATCCTATGCTGAAATCTTTTTCGGAAACTGCACTTCACTGGGAGTTCCCGCTGTCTGCGCCCCGCGCGAAACACTGGAAGTCTTGAATCGTGAAATCCAGGACCATCCAGACCAGGAACTCACAGTGGATCTGACTACAATGAAAATCCGCTGCGGCGACCAGGAATTCGATTGCACATTACCCGAAAATGCACGGTCTGCCTTGATTTCAGGTACTTATGACTTCCTGGCACAGTTGTTGAAGAGTGAGTCTGAAATCAAAGAACGGGCTGCGTCCGTGCCTTATTTTACTTCCTTTGCTTGA
- a CDS encoding FAD:protein FMN transferase: protein MSEKKTNSNRRDFLTGRVLKQAAEQAGDQLANYLNDATEDFAAPTGGSTIRLSTRAMATEFAVVMNPSPDPQVMHASDALDMLHELEQLMTVYKNDSEMSRVNSTAAAGPVSMDPRLFEILDQARQICLDTAGSFDPSSGPLITLWRECRQQGRIPSQQEIDNCLQHTGIDQFEFDNSKQTIQFRSPENELNLGGIGKGYALDIAGQFLTEQELENWLFYGGFSSILARGTHNQLPGWPIGIKNPLFTNQRLGTVLLQNTSMSTSGSSVQHFRHDGKRYGHILDPRTGWPVSELLSVTVIAPHAALADALSTAFYVIGIEKALEYCDNHSEVGTILIPPPTQGRKLSPVIRGIPNEFLFLDRDQLLSQ from the coding sequence ATGTCTGAGAAAAAAACGAACAGCAATCGTCGTGATTTCCTGACGGGTCGCGTTCTAAAACAAGCCGCGGAGCAAGCCGGAGACCAGTTAGCGAACTACCTGAATGACGCGACGGAAGACTTCGCAGCACCGACCGGTGGCTCTACCATTCGCTTGAGCACACGAGCCATGGCAACTGAGTTTGCCGTCGTAATGAACCCCAGCCCTGACCCACAGGTCATGCACGCCTCGGATGCACTGGACATGCTGCATGAGCTCGAGCAGCTCATGACGGTTTACAAAAATGACAGCGAAATGTCGCGTGTGAATTCTACGGCGGCCGCTGGTCCGGTGAGTATGGATCCCCGACTCTTCGAAATTCTTGACCAGGCTCGTCAAATTTGCCTGGATACCGCCGGTAGTTTCGACCCTTCTTCGGGCCCTTTAATCACACTCTGGAGAGAGTGTCGACAGCAGGGACGCATCCCTTCCCAACAGGAAATCGACAACTGCCTTCAACATACCGGCATTGACCAATTTGAATTTGACAATTCCAAACAAACGATTCAATTTCGTTCGCCTGAAAACGAACTCAATCTGGGCGGCATCGGAAAAGGCTATGCCCTCGATATTGCAGGACAGTTTTTGACAGAACAAGAACTGGAAAACTGGCTGTTTTATGGCGGTTTCAGCAGCATTCTCGCCCGAGGCACACATAATCAGCTTCCCGGTTGGCCCATCGGCATCAAAAATCCGCTGTTTACCAACCAGCGTCTGGGGACGGTTTTACTGCAAAATACCTCCATGTCGACCAGTGGATCTTCAGTACAGCATTTTCGCCATGATGGAAAACGCTATGGTCACATTCTGGATCCACGAACTGGCTGGCCGGTCTCAGAATTACTGTCTGTAACGGTTATCGCCCCTCATGCCGCTTTAGCCGATGCACTTTCGACGGCTTTTTACGTAATCGGGATCGAAAAGGCCTTGGAGTATTGCGATAATCATAGTGAAGTCGGTACGATTTTAATTCCACCACCCACCCAAGGTCGAAAACTCTCACCGGTAATTCGCGGAATTCCGAATGAGTTTCTGTTCCTGGATCGCGACCAATTGTTGTCACAATGA
- a CDS encoding Gfo/Idh/MocA family protein, with amino-acid sequence MQLTPEQEQIGKDNFNEAVAFTRRDFITTAAAATTGLGAAYFGYEKLKGEPVKVGFIGTGDEGSVLITQHPPEYMEIVAIADLRPTNRHKAFHGHGNEHRVGLIEKLGQEKASKIKQFDDHKKLIAAKDQLGLEAVVIAVPLSQHAPIAMAALDAGLHVLSEKLMAHNITECKELIKKAREKKLLLAVGHQRHYSVLYDNANEIVKRGELGDIRHIRAQWHRNNSFPGRDSWRKSVPKEDVAALEEKVQEFGYDNMDELVNWRLYNKTGGGLMAELGSHQLDACSIFLGKVHPLAVQGYGGKNFYGVKGIGSKDKQADDREIDDHVYVTFEFPGPHYDPETNPRDICIVTYSSINTNRWEPYGETVLGSRGTLIMKTEKEALLFKESSPSTGGGGPDQRLWVINSSDGSGPVLDAYETTAPSAAASDVNQAIGDKISRGYTEEMEHFAHCIRTNNFKGPYEGGLKCNGTVAMADAIMALTSNLAMKHKIRIEFKPEWFDPDNPATPEDDFADKTA; translated from the coding sequence ATGCAATTAACCCCTGAACAGGAACAAATTGGCAAAGACAACTTTAATGAAGCTGTTGCATTTACACGTCGCGATTTTATCACGACCGCAGCTGCTGCAACGACAGGCTTGGGTGCTGCCTATTTTGGGTATGAGAAACTCAAAGGCGAACCAGTCAAAGTAGGTTTCATCGGAACCGGCGATGAAGGCAGCGTACTGATCACACAACATCCGCCTGAATATATGGAAATCGTCGCGATCGCTGATCTGCGTCCCACGAATCGCCACAAAGCATTCCACGGACACGGCAACGAACACCGGGTCGGTCTGATCGAAAAACTGGGGCAGGAAAAAGCATCGAAGATCAAACAGTTTGACGATCATAAAAAACTGATTGCCGCCAAAGATCAACTCGGCCTGGAAGCAGTTGTGATCGCCGTCCCCTTGAGCCAGCATGCTCCCATTGCCATGGCGGCTCTTGACGCCGGTTTGCATGTGCTTTCTGAAAAACTGATGGCACACAATATTACCGAGTGCAAAGAACTCATCAAAAAAGCGCGCGAAAAGAAACTGCTGCTGGCCGTCGGCCACCAGCGTCATTACAGTGTGCTCTATGACAATGCTAACGAGATCGTCAAACGAGGCGAGCTCGGCGACATTCGTCACATCCGCGCTCAATGGCATCGCAATAACAGCTTCCCCGGACGTGACAGCTGGCGCAAGAGCGTCCCTAAAGAAGATGTAGCAGCACTGGAAGAAAAAGTCCAAGAATTCGGTTATGACAACATGGACGAACTCGTTAACTGGCGACTCTACAACAAAACTGGTGGCGGCCTGATGGCCGAACTGGGAAGTCACCAACTCGATGCCTGCAGTATCTTCCTGGGCAAAGTTCATCCCCTGGCCGTTCAAGGTTATGGCGGGAAAAACTTCTACGGTGTCAAAGGAATCGGTTCCAAGGACAAACAGGCAGATGACCGAGAAATCGATGACCACGTTTACGTCACCTTCGAGTTCCCTGGTCCCCACTACGATCCCGAAACGAATCCACGTGATATCTGCATCGTGACCTATTCTTCAATCAATACCAACCGCTGGGAGCCTTACGGTGAGACCGTTCTGGGAAGCCGGGGTACATTGATCATGAAGACAGAAAAGGAAGCACTGCTCTTCAAAGAATCCAGCCCCTCTACTGGTGGCGGTGGTCCAGATCAACGTCTGTGGGTCATCAACTCCAGCGATGGTAGTGGCCCGGTCCTGGATGCCTATGAAACGACCGCACCTTCTGCAGCCGCTTCTGACGTCAACCAGGCAATTGGTGATAAAATCAGCCGCGGGTATACAGAAGAAATGGAACATTTCGCTCACTGTATTCGCACCAACAACTTCAAAGGCCCTTATGAAGGCGGCCTGAAGTGTAACGGAACAGTTGCGATGGCTGATGCCATTATGGCCCTGACTTCCAACCTGGCCATGAAGCACAAAATTCGGATTGAGTTCAAACCAGAATGGTTTGATCCTGATAACCCAGCCACTCCCGAAGATGATTTTGCAGACAAGACGGCTTAA